In Gemmatimonadaceae bacterium, the DNA window GACGGACGCGGCGCGAGCGCTCGTGAGACGGTTGGCCGAGACGAGCGACGGGCGCCGCGATCCGATGATCGAGACCGTCGACGGTGTGCCCGCCGCAGGAAGCGCCTACGCCGCCGCGTTCACCACCGCTGGGTTCCGAGCCAGTTCGGGCGGATTCCGATACTATGCGCCGCCGCGATGATGAGTCTTTAAACACCATTACAATGTCCGAGACACAGGCCTTGGCGAATCGACTCGAGCGGACGTTCATCGGTCCCATGTGGCATGGCCCGGCCCTGGCGGAGGTGCTCGGCGGCGTAACACACGAACAAGCGATGGAGCGACCGGTGGCGTCTGCTCACACGATCTGGGAGCTCGTGCTCCACATCATCACCTGGGTCGACATACCGCACGAGCGACTGGGCGGTGCCCCTCGCAAGGACGTTGTGACGGACGAAGACTGGCCGTCTCCACCCAGGGTCGCGACCGAAGACGCGTGGACGGCCGCGCTGACGCGGCTCGAGGAGCGACATCGTGCGCTCGCATCAACCGTCAAGGCCATGGGCGACGACCAGCTCGACGAGAAAGTCGTTGGCCACGACTACACCGTCCGTGTCATGCTCGACGGCGTCGTCGAGCATGGGACGTATCACGGCGGGCAGATCGCGCTGCTCAAGAAACTCGTCGCGTGCTGATCTGGACCCATTAGCTCTGACGCTCCATCGCGATTTCCGCGTCGAGGCTGGCCTTATCGCGGAAGATCGTTGCGACAGCACGGGTTTTGTCGCCCTCGATGAAGTGCACGGCAACGTCGCGGTCCTTCGCGACGCCGTCCACGTCAACGCGATCCCACCGTTCGGCATGTCCGACGTAGTTGATCGAGACGTCGTAATGTGCGCTCCAGAAAAAGGGCACCTGCTCGAATCGCTCCCGCGCGCCGAGGACGTTTCGTGCCGCGGCCTGACCCATCCGCTCGGCGACCACCCAGTGCTCGACCCGGATAAGCGCGCCGCTGTGCGGGTCTGGCCATCGCGCAATATCCCCCGCTGCATAGACGCGCGGCGCGCTCGTCTCAAGATATTCATTGACGACGACGCCCTTGTCGATGCGGAGCCCGGCGTCCTGCGCCAGTTGAAGGCGCGGGCGCACGCCCACACCGATGACGACGAGATCCGCGGCCAGCCGCTCGCCGTTGGCGAGCGTCACCGCCGCACGCTCGATCTTCGTCGCTGTTTGCTGGAGATGAAATACGACGCCGTGCTCTTCGTGCAGCGCCTTGATGAATTGACCGAGATCGCGACCCATGACGCGCTCGAGCGGCAGCGCCTCGGGCGCAACGACGTCGACCGAGCAGCGTGGATTGCGCGTCCGAAGCGACGC includes these proteins:
- a CDS encoding DinB family protein; its protein translation is MSETQALANRLERTFIGPMWHGPALAEVLGGVTHEQAMERPVASAHTIWELVLHIITWVDIPHERLGGAPRKDVVTDEDWPSPPRVATEDAWTAALTRLEERHRALASTVKAMGDDQLDEKVVGHDYTVRVMLDGVVEHGTYHGGQIALLKKLVAC